The following coding sequences are from one Delphinus delphis chromosome 17, mDelDel1.2, whole genome shotgun sequence window:
- the PDP1 gene encoding pyruvate dehyrogenase phosphatase catalytic subunit 1 isoform X2: MPAPTQLFFPLIRHCELSRIYGTACYCHHRHLCCSPPYIPQSRLRYTPHPAYATFYRPKESWWQYTQGRRYASTPQKFYLTPPQVNSILKANEYSFKVPEFDGKNVSSVLGFDSNQLPANAPIEDRRSAATCLQTRGMLLGVFDGHAGCACSQAVSERLFYYIAVSLLPHETLLEIENAVESGRALLPILQWHKHPNDYFSKEASKLYFNSLRTYWQELIDLNTGESTEIDVKEALVNAFKRLDNDISLEAQVGDPNSFLNYLVLRVAFSGATACVAHVDGVDLHVANTGDSRAMLGVQEEDGSWSAVTLSNDHNAQNEREVERLKLEHPKNEAKSVVKQDRLLGLLMPFRAFGDVKFKWSIDLQKRVIESGPDQLNDNEYTKFIPPNYYTPPYLTAEPEVTYHRLRPQDKFLVLATDGLWETMHRQDVVRIVGEYLTGMHHQQPIAVGGYKVTLGQMHGLLTERRAKMSSVFEDQNAATHLIRHAVGNNEFGAVDHERLSKMLSLPEELARMYRDDITIIVVQFNSHVVGAYQNQES; the protein is encoded by the coding sequence ATGCCAGCACCAACTCAACTGTTTTTCCCTCTGATCCGTCACTGTGAACTGAGCAGAATCTATGGCACTGCATGTTACTGCCACCACAGACATCTCTGCTGCTCACCCCCGTACATTCCTCAGAGTCGCCTGAGATACACACCCCATCCGGCATATGCTACCTTTTATAGGCCAAAGGAGAGCTGGTGGCAGTACACCCAAGGAAGGAGATATGCTTCCACACCACAGAAATTTTACCTTACACCTCCACAAGTCAACAGCATCCTGAAAGCTAATGAATACAGTTTCAAAGTGCCAGAATTTGATGGCAAAAATGTCAGTTCTGTCCTTGGATTTGACAGCAATCAGCTGCCTGCGAATGCACCCATTGAGGACCGGAGAAGTGCAGCAACCTGCTTGCAGACCAGAGGGATGCTTTTGGGGGTTTTCGATGGCCATGCAGGCTGTGCTTGCTCCCAGGCGGTCAGTGAAAGACTCTTTTATTATATTGCTGTCTCTCTGTTACCCCATGAGACTTTGCTAGAGATCGAAAATGCGGTGGAGAGCGGTCGAGCACTGCTCCCCATTCTCCAGTGGCACAAGCATCCCAATGATTACTTCAGTAAGGAGGCGTCCAAATTATATTTCAACAGCTTGAGGACTTACTGGCAAGAGCTTATAGACCTTAACACTGGGGAGTCGACTGAAATTGATGTTAAGGAGGCTTTGGTTAATGCTTTCAAGAGGCTTGATAATGACATCTCCTTGGAGGCTCAAGTCGGTGATCCCAATTCTTTCCTCAACTACCTGGTGCTTCGAGTGGCATTTTCTGGGGCCACAGCTTGTGTGGCCCATGTGGATGGTGTTGACCTTCATGTGGCCAATACTGGTGATAGCAGAGCCATGCTGGGTGTTCAGGAAGAGGACGGCTCTTGGTCAGCAGTCACTCTATCTAATGACCACAATGCTCAGAATGAAAGAGAAGTGGAACGCCTGAAATTGGAGCACCCAAAGAATGAGGCCAAGAGTGTGGTGAAACAGGATCGGCTGCTTGGCTTACTGATGCCTTTTAGGGCTTTTGGAGACGTAAAGTTCAAATGGAGCATTGACCTTCAAAAGAGAGTGATAGAATCTGGCCCAGACCAGCTGAATGACAACGAATATACCAAGTTTATCCCTCCTAATTATTACACACCTCCTTATCTCACTGCTGAGCCAGAAGTAACTTACCACCGATTAAGGCCACAGGATAAATTTCTGGTATTGGCGACTGATGGATTGTGGGAGACAATGCATAGGCAGGATGTGGTTAGGATTGTGGGCGAGTACCTAACAGGCATGCATCACCAACAGCCAATAGCTGTTGGTGGCTATAAGGTGACTCTGGGACAGATGCATGGCCTTTTAACAGAAAGGAGAGCCAAGATGTCATCGGTATTTGAGGATCAGAATGCAGCAACCCATCTAATTCGCCATGCTGTGGGCAACAACGAGTTTGGGGCTGTTGATCACGAGCGCCTCTCCAAAATGCTTAGTCTTCCTGAAGAGCTTGCTAGGATGTACAGGGATGACATTACAATCATTGTAGTTCAGTTCAATTCTCATGTCGTAGGGGCATATCAAAACCAGGAATCGTGA
- the PDP1 gene encoding pyruvate dehyrogenase phosphatase catalytic subunit 1 isoform X1, whose protein sequence is MCVCPGPRRIGIPVRSSSLPLFSDAMPAPTQLFFPLIRHCELSRIYGTACYCHHRHLCCSPPYIPQSRLRYTPHPAYATFYRPKESWWQYTQGRRYASTPQKFYLTPPQVNSILKANEYSFKVPEFDGKNVSSVLGFDSNQLPANAPIEDRRSAATCLQTRGMLLGVFDGHAGCACSQAVSERLFYYIAVSLLPHETLLEIENAVESGRALLPILQWHKHPNDYFSKEASKLYFNSLRTYWQELIDLNTGESTEIDVKEALVNAFKRLDNDISLEAQVGDPNSFLNYLVLRVAFSGATACVAHVDGVDLHVANTGDSRAMLGVQEEDGSWSAVTLSNDHNAQNEREVERLKLEHPKNEAKSVVKQDRLLGLLMPFRAFGDVKFKWSIDLQKRVIESGPDQLNDNEYTKFIPPNYYTPPYLTAEPEVTYHRLRPQDKFLVLATDGLWETMHRQDVVRIVGEYLTGMHHQQPIAVGGYKVTLGQMHGLLTERRAKMSSVFEDQNAATHLIRHAVGNNEFGAVDHERLSKMLSLPEELARMYRDDITIIVVQFNSHVVGAYQNQES, encoded by the exons atgtgtgtgtgtcccGGGCCCAGACGAATTG GAATCCCAGTCAGAAGTTCCAGCCTGCCGCTGTTCTCTGATGCCATGCCAGCACCAACTCAACTGTTTTTCCCTCTGATCCGTCACTGTGAACTGAGCAGAATCTATGGCACTGCATGTTACTGCCACCACAGACATCTCTGCTGCTCACCCCCGTACATTCCTCAGAGTCGCCTGAGATACACACCCCATCCGGCATATGCTACCTTTTATAGGCCAAAGGAGAGCTGGTGGCAGTACACCCAAGGAAGGAGATATGCTTCCACACCACAGAAATTTTACCTTACACCTCCACAAGTCAACAGCATCCTGAAAGCTAATGAATACAGTTTCAAAGTGCCAGAATTTGATGGCAAAAATGTCAGTTCTGTCCTTGGATTTGACAGCAATCAGCTGCCTGCGAATGCACCCATTGAGGACCGGAGAAGTGCAGCAACCTGCTTGCAGACCAGAGGGATGCTTTTGGGGGTTTTCGATGGCCATGCAGGCTGTGCTTGCTCCCAGGCGGTCAGTGAAAGACTCTTTTATTATATTGCTGTCTCTCTGTTACCCCATGAGACTTTGCTAGAGATCGAAAATGCGGTGGAGAGCGGTCGAGCACTGCTCCCCATTCTCCAGTGGCACAAGCATCCCAATGATTACTTCAGTAAGGAGGCGTCCAAATTATATTTCAACAGCTTGAGGACTTACTGGCAAGAGCTTATAGACCTTAACACTGGGGAGTCGACTGAAATTGATGTTAAGGAGGCTTTGGTTAATGCTTTCAAGAGGCTTGATAATGACATCTCCTTGGAGGCTCAAGTCGGTGATCCCAATTCTTTCCTCAACTACCTGGTGCTTCGAGTGGCATTTTCTGGGGCCACAGCTTGTGTGGCCCATGTGGATGGTGTTGACCTTCATGTGGCCAATACTGGTGATAGCAGAGCCATGCTGGGTGTTCAGGAAGAGGACGGCTCTTGGTCAGCAGTCACTCTATCTAATGACCACAATGCTCAGAATGAAAGAGAAGTGGAACGCCTGAAATTGGAGCACCCAAAGAATGAGGCCAAGAGTGTGGTGAAACAGGATCGGCTGCTTGGCTTACTGATGCCTTTTAGGGCTTTTGGAGACGTAAAGTTCAAATGGAGCATTGACCTTCAAAAGAGAGTGATAGAATCTGGCCCAGACCAGCTGAATGACAACGAATATACCAAGTTTATCCCTCCTAATTATTACACACCTCCTTATCTCACTGCTGAGCCAGAAGTAACTTACCACCGATTAAGGCCACAGGATAAATTTCTGGTATTGGCGACTGATGGATTGTGGGAGACAATGCATAGGCAGGATGTGGTTAGGATTGTGGGCGAGTACCTAACAGGCATGCATCACCAACAGCCAATAGCTGTTGGTGGCTATAAGGTGACTCTGGGACAGATGCATGGCCTTTTAACAGAAAGGAGAGCCAAGATGTCATCGGTATTTGAGGATCAGAATGCAGCAACCCATCTAATTCGCCATGCTGTGGGCAACAACGAGTTTGGGGCTGTTGATCACGAGCGCCTCTCCAAAATGCTTAGTCTTCCTGAAGAGCTTGCTAGGATGTACAGGGATGACATTACAATCATTGTAGTTCAGTTCAATTCTCATGTCGTAGGGGCATATCAAAACCAGGAATCGTGA